One Fontisphaera persica DNA window includes the following coding sequences:
- a CDS encoding 4Fe-4S ferredoxin, producing MTDLSTSDAAVERQRLDVDIVCVGFGPATAGFLTTLSRNMLNPDGTPALPSNVCPGMPLQVVCYERADDVGFGVSGVVTRARAIRQSFPDLDVSQIPMAAPVTEEKVVYLLDPLGASRRSTALRGMDAIVRGLRWALPYEHYAVELPWTPEFLHKSHGWVMSLGQFNQWVSSQLLSTGLVQIWPGTPVAQPLIEGDTVKGVRLVDQGTDKLGRPEAGYMPGMEVHAALTVVGDGPVGPIGQQLDQHFGLPAGHHQHDWAVGMKMVVDLAENVDLKPGTVLHTFGYPEPEIFGFFYVHPQRVVSLGIFVPSWFDSPVRNAYRYLQYWMQHPYLWRYLKGGTLRSWGAKTLQESGRRGEPYLAGNGYARIGEGSGATNVLTGSGVDEAWYTGVLLAESVVELAKTGQPYTRENLEKTYVKRRRESWLDKESQTAERSRDGFQRGVLTGMIGMALAGLTGGKWALQGRPMPPHARVPSLEEYYAGRLSQEEIARIRQECHSRGMSVHGALMEKVGWPSIEYDGKLLVSHQDALLMGGKVQAPPGYADHVLFIYPKLCETCGTQICIELCSGQAITPGPHGVPLFDREKCVHCGACLWNCSQANPEQPERGNIAFRAGAGGLHSAEN from the coding sequence ATGACGGATTTGAGTACCAGCGACGCCGCCGTTGAACGGCAACGCCTGGATGTGGACATTGTTTGCGTGGGGTTTGGCCCTGCGACGGCCGGATTCCTCACCACCTTGAGCCGGAACATGCTCAACCCTGATGGCACACCGGCGCTACCCAGCAATGTTTGCCCCGGGATGCCCTTGCAAGTGGTGTGCTACGAGCGGGCGGATGATGTCGGTTTTGGGGTTTCCGGTGTGGTTACCCGCGCCCGGGCCATCCGGCAAAGCTTTCCCGACCTGGACGTTTCGCAAATCCCCATGGCGGCACCAGTTACAGAAGAAAAAGTCGTTTATCTTCTGGACCCGCTGGGTGCCAGCCGGCGCTCGACTGCATTACGGGGCATGGATGCCATCGTCCGCGGTCTAAGATGGGCTTTGCCCTACGAGCACTATGCCGTGGAATTGCCTTGGACGCCGGAATTTTTACATAAGTCTCATGGCTGGGTCATGTCGCTGGGCCAGTTCAATCAATGGGTTTCCTCGCAGCTCCTGAGCACGGGCCTCGTGCAAATCTGGCCTGGCACGCCCGTGGCCCAACCTTTAATAGAGGGAGATACGGTTAAAGGTGTCCGTCTGGTGGACCAAGGGACGGATAAATTAGGGCGGCCGGAGGCGGGTTACATGCCCGGCATGGAAGTTCACGCGGCGCTAACAGTTGTTGGCGATGGTCCCGTTGGCCCCATCGGGCAGCAACTGGACCAACATTTCGGATTGCCAGCCGGCCATCATCAGCACGATTGGGCAGTGGGCATGAAAATGGTGGTGGATTTGGCCGAAAACGTGGATTTGAAGCCAGGCACAGTCTTGCACACCTTCGGCTACCCGGAGCCTGAAATCTTCGGATTTTTCTACGTTCATCCCCAGCGCGTGGTTTCTCTGGGAATTTTCGTGCCTAGTTGGTTTGACAGCCCAGTGCGCAATGCCTATCGCTACCTGCAGTATTGGATGCAACATCCCTATTTGTGGCGTTACTTGAAAGGGGGCACCTTGCGTTCCTGGGGCGCCAAGACCTTGCAGGAATCCGGCCGCCGGGGCGAGCCTTACCTTGCAGGCAATGGGTATGCCCGCATTGGCGAAGGCTCAGGGGCCACCAATGTGCTGACGGGTTCCGGTGTGGATGAGGCTTGGTACACCGGTGTTTTGTTGGCCGAAAGCGTAGTGGAACTGGCCAAAACAGGCCAGCCCTACACGCGCGAGAACTTGGAGAAGACATACGTCAAACGCCGCCGCGAAAGCTGGCTGGACAAAGAGTCCCAGACCGCCGAGCGCAGCCGGGATGGTTTCCAGCGGGGGGTGCTTACGGGGATGATTGGCATGGCCCTGGCTGGCCTTACAGGCGGCAAATGGGCTTTGCAGGGCAGGCCAATGCCTCCTCATGCGCGGGTGCCTTCCTTGGAGGAGTATTATGCAGGACGGCTGAGCCAGGAAGAGATTGCACGAATTCGGCAGGAGTGCCACAGCCGCGGTATGTCGGTCCATGGCGCCCTGATGGAAAAGGTGGGCTGGCCGTCTATTGAGTACGATGGAAAACTACTGGTATCCCATCAGGATGCCTTGCTCATGGGCGGTAAGGTACAAGCCCCGCCCGGCTATGCGGACCATGTGCTATTCATATATCCAAAGCTATGCGAGACTTGTGGCACCCAAATTTGCATTGAACTTTGCAGTGGCCAGGCCATTACTCCGGGCCCGCATGGTGTACCCCTGTTTGACCGTGAAAAATGCGTCCATTGCGGTGCTTGCCTTTGGAATTGCAGCCAGGCCAACCCAGAACAGCCGGAACGGGGGAACATTGCCTTTCGAGCAGGCGCCGGGGGCTTGCATTCGGCGGAAAATTGA
- a CDS encoding MlaE family ABC transporter permease, whose translation MGPQVEKWVLEPLRGLGSIALLAVEFFRSLLLHRPHTRDVVYQIYHIGVKSLSVVLVTGAFTGMVLCAQTFFQFHKVKMDTATLAVVSVSMCAELGPVLSALMVAGRVGAAMAAELGTMRVTEQIDALRTLATHPVDYLVVPRVLATTIALPLLTIGSITVGILAAFVVGTYLLGIDPVYAYNNMVQYTDPADLWQGLIKSVVFGHTLSMIGCYKGLTCKEGAEGVGRATTEAVVYASISILISNFFLTLLLVKLLN comes from the coding sequence ATGGGGCCACAAGTGGAAAAATGGGTGTTGGAGCCTTTGCGAGGCCTCGGTAGCATCGCCTTGCTGGCGGTGGAGTTTTTTCGCTCCCTGCTTCTACATCGTCCACACACGCGGGATGTGGTGTATCAAATCTATCACATCGGCGTAAAAAGCCTCTCGGTGGTGCTGGTGACGGGGGCCTTCACGGGCATGGTGCTCTGTGCGCAAACCTTCTTCCAATTCCACAAAGTTAAGATGGATACAGCCACCCTGGCGGTGGTCAGTGTCTCCATGTGCGCCGAGCTGGGGCCGGTGTTGAGCGCGTTAATGGTGGCTGGCCGCGTGGGTGCGGCCATGGCGGCGGAGTTGGGTACCATGCGGGTTACAGAGCAAATTGACGCCCTGCGGACGCTTGCAACTCATCCCGTGGATTACCTGGTAGTGCCTCGGGTGCTGGCCACCACCATTGCCCTGCCGCTGCTTACCATCGGCTCCATCACGGTGGGCATTCTGGCAGCGTTTGTGGTGGGCACCTACCTGCTGGGCATTGACCCGGTTTATGCCTACAACAACATGGTTCAGTACACAGACCCTGCGGATCTCTGGCAGGGCCTCATCAAATCCGTAGTTTTCGGTCATACCTTGTCCATGATTGGTTGTTACAAAGGGCTGACCTGCAAGGAAGGCGCTGAAGGCGTGGGCCGAGCCACCACCGAAGCGGTGGTTTATGCTTCCATTTCCATTTTGATCAGCAATTTCTTCCTCACCCTCTTGTTGGTCAAGTTGCTCAATTAA
- a CDS encoding DUF2007 domain-containing protein, with protein sequence MESNPVVIFKTLSLPQAQLVCSRLQAAGFFASVSHELAALSMEGYSLATGGVRVEVPADQAEEARAFLESSIEIPPAAGPASDSPR encoded by the coding sequence ATGGAATCCAACCCCGTGGTCATTTTCAAAACGTTGAGCCTGCCTCAGGCACAACTGGTTTGCAGCCGTTTGCAGGCAGCGGGCTTTTTTGCCAGCGTAAGCCATGAACTGGCGGCCCTCAGCATGGAGGGCTATTCTCTGGCCACCGGTGGTGTCCGTGTCGAGGTGCCAGCCGACCAGGCGGAGGAAGCCAGGGCTTTTCTGGAATCAAGCATCGAAATTCCACCTGCTGCCGGCCCCGCATCGGACAGTCCCCGCTAA
- a CDS encoding PIN/TRAM domain-containing protein: MLLCILGGVAVSQVREELISQWYWGALAGFGFGGLLIAIEEMLKGFSLRAFSAATFGLALGSFIAWMVDRSGLFQYADELPVRWLIRLVTFLFFGYLGMVLAMRSNKEDFSLIIPFVRFQSQSQPTALLLLDTSAIVDGRIVELLEHRFLEGTVVVPRFVLHEIQQIADSTDPVKRARGRRGLEILNRIRRLHGVDLKIHDAEFPQENGVDAKLVRLAKALQARLVTTDYNLAKIADLQSVRCLNIAELATLLKPVVLPGDTLNLKIVREGKDKGQGVGYLPDGTMVVVNQGQPYLGQQATVQVQSLLQTGAGVIVFAEIKN; this comes from the coding sequence TTGCTGCTATGCATATTGGGCGGCGTGGCCGTCAGCCAGGTGCGGGAAGAGCTGATTAGCCAATGGTATTGGGGAGCCCTGGCCGGCTTCGGCTTCGGCGGCTTGTTGATTGCGATTGAGGAAATGCTCAAGGGGTTCTCCCTCCGGGCCTTTTCCGCTGCCACGTTTGGTTTGGCCTTGGGCAGTTTCATTGCCTGGATGGTGGATCGTTCCGGCCTCTTTCAATATGCCGATGAGCTGCCCGTCCGATGGCTCATTCGACTGGTTACTTTCCTGTTTTTTGGTTACCTCGGCATGGTGCTGGCCATGCGCAGCAACAAGGAGGATTTTTCCCTGATTATTCCCTTTGTGCGGTTCCAGTCCCAATCCCAGCCCACCGCCTTGCTTTTGCTGGATACCAGCGCCATCGTGGACGGCCGCATCGTGGAGCTGCTGGAGCACCGGTTTTTGGAAGGGACGGTGGTGGTGCCCCGGTTTGTCTTGCACGAAATACAGCAAATTGCGGACTCAACCGACCCGGTCAAGCGCGCCCGTGGCCGCCGGGGACTGGAAATCCTCAATCGTATCCGCCGCCTCCACGGGGTGGATTTGAAAATCCATGACGCAGAATTCCCCCAGGAAAACGGGGTGGATGCGAAGCTGGTGCGGCTGGCTAAAGCCTTGCAGGCGCGGCTGGTGACCACCGACTACAATCTCGCCAAAATTGCGGATTTACAATCAGTCCGTTGCCTGAACATCGCTGAACTGGCCACCTTGTTGAAACCGGTGGTGCTTCCGGGTGACACCTTGAATCTTAAAATTGTCCGCGAAGGCAAGGACAAAGGTCAAGGTGTGGGTTACCTTCCTGATGGGACCATGGTGGTGGTCAACCAAGGTCAGCCTTATCTTGGCCAGCAGGCGACCGTGCAAGTGCAAAGCCTTTTGCAAACCGGGGCGGGGGTCATCGTTTTTGCCGAAATTAAAAATTAA
- a CDS encoding FHA domain-containing protein, which produces MTATPPAGGKESVWIEAQDGRRWSVLGSCGIGRSLTNQVVLEGAKVSRRHALVHVQSKNEHWLVDLASSNGTFLNGQRIAQPMLLRDGDRIGVGEYELIFHQPTGTAEAAQPPANAPFHAVRLDEGWLLLAEVLDATMIMQNLPPAQQAQVMERWMEEGRNIVRRHHGVLNQYLGDGFLAFWKEDEQTTASVAQCIKELLELQAKAEPPFRFVVHHGQVAFGISAVTGDETLMGQEVNRLFRMEKLAGAQGQSTLLSTPARERLQPFIETFEIGTFTLLGFRQAETFYAF; this is translated from the coding sequence ATGACGGCTACCCCTCCCGCGGGCGGCAAGGAATCCGTGTGGATTGAGGCGCAGGACGGACGACGCTGGTCCGTGCTGGGCTCTTGTGGCATTGGCCGCTCATTGACCAACCAGGTGGTGTTGGAGGGGGCCAAAGTTTCCCGCCGCCATGCTTTGGTGCATGTGCAGAGCAAAAACGAGCATTGGCTGGTGGACCTGGCCAGCAGCAATGGCACTTTTCTCAATGGTCAGCGCATCGCGCAACCCATGCTGTTGCGGGATGGGGATCGCATTGGCGTTGGGGAATACGAATTAATTTTTCACCAACCCACCGGGACTGCAGAGGCTGCTCAGCCACCCGCCAATGCGCCTTTCCACGCGGTACGCCTCGATGAAGGCTGGCTGTTGCTGGCCGAAGTGCTCGACGCCACTATGATCATGCAGAACCTGCCCCCCGCCCAGCAGGCCCAGGTCATGGAGCGTTGGATGGAAGAGGGACGTAACATTGTGCGCCGCCATCATGGCGTGCTCAATCAATACCTGGGAGATGGTTTCCTGGCCTTCTGGAAAGAAGACGAACAAACGACCGCCTCCGTCGCCCAATGCATCAAAGAGCTTCTAGAGTTGCAAGCCAAGGCGGAACCGCCCTTCCGGTTTGTTGTCCATCACGGCCAGGTGGCCTTTGGCATTTCCGCTGTGACAGGCGACGAAACCCTCATGGGCCAGGAAGTCAACCGGCTCTTCCGCATGGAAAAACTGGCAGGAGCCCAGGGTCAGTCCACTTTGCTCAGCACCCCGGCGCGGGAACGCCTCCAGCCTTTTATTGAAACCTTTGAGATTGGCACTTTTACCTTGCTAGGATTTCGTCAGGCGGAAACTTTTTACGCATTCTAA
- a CDS encoding AI-2E family transporter → MLTKQARISYVLMAALLLLIGILHLATLVLTALFGYFALRVFSFGRSKVLALALYVVVVAIIGFGLFYFARQAVVAFPAIAEKTIPAIVDYAQKQEIELPFTDYDSLKSLAVEAIKERFANVGVYVRRVLFEIASLIIGLVVAASLFVNARWQVEGDPHAVSDSLYALVSRELGQRFKTFYRSFATVIGAQIVISAINTALTAMFLAYNHFPHLPVLVIFTFLCGLLPIIGNLMSNTLIIGVGFTISPQMALFALAFLVVIHKLEYFLNSKIIGERIKNPMWLTLLGLVLGEQLMGIPGMILAPVVLHYIKVEASRSKISDLDGSISPHTPTQREPAQGGESINDTPLPTSGATP, encoded by the coding sequence ATGCTGACCAAACAGGCGCGCATTTCCTATGTGTTAATGGCCGCCTTGCTGCTGCTTATCGGCATATTGCATCTTGCCACCTTGGTATTGACGGCATTGTTTGGTTACTTCGCCCTGCGGGTCTTCAGCTTTGGCCGCAGCAAAGTCCTGGCGCTGGCTTTGTACGTGGTGGTGGTGGCTATCATCGGATTCGGCCTTTTTTATTTTGCCCGCCAGGCGGTTGTGGCGTTTCCCGCCATTGCGGAAAAAACCATTCCGGCGATTGTGGATTATGCGCAAAAACAGGAAATCGAACTGCCCTTTACCGACTATGACAGTCTTAAATCTTTGGCGGTGGAAGCGATTAAGGAACGCTTTGCCAATGTCGGGGTTTATGTGCGCCGTGTCTTGTTTGAAATTGCATCCCTGATCATCGGGCTGGTGGTGGCAGCGAGTTTGTTTGTCAATGCCCGGTGGCAGGTGGAAGGTGATCCCCATGCCGTTTCGGACAGCCTCTATGCCCTGGTCAGTCGTGAATTGGGTCAGCGTTTCAAAACTTTTTACCGCAGCTTTGCCACGGTGATTGGCGCGCAAATCGTCATTTCAGCCATTAACACCGCGCTGACCGCCATGTTTCTGGCTTATAACCACTTTCCCCATCTCCCGGTGCTGGTGATTTTCACCTTCCTCTGCGGGTTGCTGCCCATCATCGGCAATCTGATGAGCAACACCTTGATTATCGGCGTGGGATTCACCATTTCGCCGCAAATGGCCTTGTTTGCGCTCGCCTTCCTGGTGGTCATCCATAAATTGGAGTATTTCCTGAACAGCAAAATCATTGGCGAACGCATTAAAAACCCCATGTGGCTGACCCTCTTGGGGTTGGTGTTGGGCGAGCAATTGATGGGCATTCCCGGTATGATCCTGGCCCCCGTAGTCTTGCATTACATCAAAGTCGAGGCCAGCCGCTCCAAAATCTCGGATTTGGATGGCTCCATTTCCCCCCATACGCCCACCCAGAGGGAGCCAGCCCAGGGAGGCGAGTCCATAAACGACACCCCGTTGCCCACCTCGGGCGCAACGCCTTAA
- a CDS encoding FAD-binding oxidoreductase, with amino-acid sequence MSAPHAVHLRRLRRLLPEGELLTSPVECQPYAGDKWFASRVPDAVALPRSTESVARLLAYAFHHRLPVTARGAGHGYVGGCVPQQGGIVLSLERMNRIKEIHVGDFVAIVEPGVHTQTLQDAVEKKGLYYPPDPASRKDCSIGGNIASNAGGPRCLKYGVTRDYVLGLEVVRANGEVLRLGSRTHKNKTGFDLARLFVGSEGLLGVITEATLKLLPLPPYRALLVVGFDHMGQAARAIRRIFAAGFLPCALEVADQFTLEAARRRTGSRRLSGCGALIFVELDGRQNAVKADLRDLRRLLGSLPHLFIQHALGAEACEQLWQLRREFSYALRDTGLTKLNEDIVVPRGRLEDLFRFTARLQKESGFPVACFGHAGDGNIHVNIMVDFNQPDAEARSRKVLDQLFTQILAWGGVITGEHGVGLAKKPWFPQAVTPAVRRFHQDVKAALDPHGILNPGKFI; translated from the coding sequence ATGAGTGCCCCGCACGCCGTTCACTTGCGCCGTCTGCGCCGACTATTGCCCGAAGGCGAGCTGCTCACCAGCCCGGTGGAATGCCAGCCGTACGCCGGCGATAAATGGTTTGCCTCTCGTGTGCCCGATGCCGTGGCTCTGCCGCGTTCCACCGAAAGCGTGGCGCGTCTGCTGGCCTATGCTTTCCACCATCGCCTCCCGGTCACTGCGCGAGGCGCAGGCCACGGGTATGTGGGCGGATGCGTCCCCCAGCAAGGCGGCATCGTCCTCTCGCTGGAGCGGATGAATCGCATCAAGGAAATCCACGTGGGCGATTTTGTGGCCATCGTGGAGCCGGGAGTCCATACCCAAACCCTGCAAGATGCAGTCGAGAAAAAGGGACTTTATTATCCTCCAGACCCGGCCAGCCGCAAGGACTGCTCCATAGGAGGGAATATCGCCTCCAATGCAGGCGGCCCCCGCTGCCTCAAATATGGGGTGACGCGTGATTACGTCCTCGGTTTGGAGGTGGTTCGGGCCAACGGCGAAGTGCTGCGCCTGGGCAGCCGCACGCACAAGAATAAAACGGGTTTTGACCTGGCCCGCCTGTTTGTGGGCAGCGAAGGCCTGTTGGGCGTCATCACTGAGGCCACGCTTAAACTATTGCCGCTCCCCCCTTACCGCGCCTTGCTGGTGGTGGGGTTTGATCACATGGGTCAGGCCGCCCGGGCCATCCGGCGTATCTTTGCTGCTGGTTTTCTTCCGTGCGCTCTAGAAGTGGCAGATCAGTTCACCCTCGAAGCCGCCCGCCGCCGTACGGGCAGCCGCCGATTGAGCGGATGCGGCGCCTTGATATTTGTGGAATTGGACGGACGCCAAAACGCCGTGAAAGCAGACCTCCGAGATTTGCGGCGGTTGCTTGGCTCTCTGCCGCATCTGTTTATTCAACATGCCTTGGGGGCCGAAGCCTGCGAACAACTATGGCAGCTCCGCCGTGAGTTCAGCTATGCCCTGCGTGACACAGGGCTGACCAAACTCAATGAGGACATTGTGGTGCCACGGGGCCGTCTGGAGGATTTGTTTCGCTTTACCGCCCGTTTGCAAAAGGAGTCAGGCTTCCCCGTCGCCTGTTTTGGCCATGCGGGTGATGGCAACATCCACGTCAACATTATGGTGGATTTCAACCAGCCGGACGCAGAAGCCCGCAGCCGCAAAGTGCTGGATCAATTGTTCACCCAAATTCTCGCTTGGGGGGGCGTCATCACAGGTGAACATGGGGTGGGACTCGCCAAAAAACCATGGTTCCCCCAAGCCGTCACGCCTGCCGTCCGGCGCTTCCACCAGGACGTCAAAGCAGCTTTAGACCCCCACGGCATCTTGAATCCCGGCAAGTTTATTTAG
- a CDS encoding ABC transporter ATP-binding protein has product MIEVRAIEKSFGRQRVLDGVTLKIETGEAVAIIGRSGCGKSILLKHLIGLLQPDRGEVWVGGENLAQMNERQLLKVRRRFGMLFQSAALFDSLTVFENIAFPLRRLGNYSEAEIKERVEDALEMVDLPGAGVKKPAQLSGGMRKRVGLARAIVYRPEIVLYDEPTTGLDPVVSDSIDHLIVRVCERLKVTTVVVTHDMRSVRTIARRVMMLHQGKIYADGPQELFFQSNDPIIHRFVNGISDPKEIDF; this is encoded by the coding sequence ATGATTGAAGTTCGCGCAATCGAGAAAAGTTTTGGGCGCCAGCGGGTACTTGACGGCGTGACCTTGAAAATTGAAACGGGCGAAGCCGTGGCCATCATTGGGCGCAGCGGATGCGGAAAAAGCATTCTGTTGAAACATTTGATTGGTTTGCTGCAACCTGACCGGGGCGAAGTCTGGGTGGGAGGGGAAAACCTGGCGCAGATGAATGAGCGTCAGTTGCTCAAGGTGCGCCGCCGTTTTGGCATGTTGTTCCAAAGCGCGGCCTTGTTCGATTCCTTGACAGTCTTTGAAAACATCGCCTTCCCCCTTCGCCGCTTGGGAAATTATTCTGAGGCGGAAATCAAGGAGCGCGTGGAGGATGCGCTGGAAATGGTGGATTTGCCCGGTGCCGGGGTAAAGAAACCCGCGCAATTATCCGGCGGCATGCGCAAGCGCGTGGGACTGGCGCGGGCCATTGTCTATCGGCCGGAAATTGTGCTGTACGACGAGCCCACGACGGGTTTGGACCCGGTGGTTTCAGACAGCATAGACCATTTAATTGTGCGGGTGTGCGAGCGGTTAAAAGTCACCACTGTCGTCGTGACCCATGACATGCGCAGCGTCCGCACCATTGCCCGGCGGGTGATGATGTTGCATCAGGGCAAGATTTATGCCGACGGCCCACAGGAGCTTTTTTTCCAGTCCAATGACCCCATCATCCATCGTTTTGTGAACGGCATCAGCGACCCCAAAGAAATTGATTTCTGA
- a CDS encoding RHS repeat-associated core domain-containing protein: MIWHQVMHRGVSSKPHGLLRASLKPWLGIALLFLLGFAGATWAHVPREETGSASRGLQTGLAHVVGHGEHTSRCSGMSLRRPAEGNSSLKAWDGATGPVALVNPFRFSTKHCDDETGLYYYGHRYYHPHTGRWLSRDPIGEGGGLNLYGLVNNQPVHFVDPHGLWGIKIGRVHLGWGEPTYVFDREVWQEIKERWHTGLDAIGVIEPTPLADGLNALLYAMEGGWGNAGISAVGMVPFLGDGAKLCKYVGNYGAKLSETAERALKLPATDASLIGTTKLGYTTPQGKVFLRPGLTHAEQAYVLRHEGIQVFFTPKGGGALATFRQNLGQFAYDNSQLLRFAEEAIAETRASGSLLQGLRHPLVNPYGITPGGLLLESGLVGGGLFVAGYLGYEWGGGN, encoded by the coding sequence ATGATATGGCATCAAGTGATGCACCGCGGCGTATCGTCAAAGCCACATGGTCTGCTTCGGGCGAGCCTAAAGCCTTGGTTGGGGATAGCGCTGCTTTTCCTGTTGGGATTTGCTGGCGCTACTTGGGCGCATGTGCCGCGGGAGGAGACGGGGTCGGCCTCGAGGGGTTTGCAAACGGGGTTGGCGCACGTTGTTGGTCACGGGGAGCACACGTCCCGTTGTAGCGGGATGTCCCTTCGGCGTCCCGCCGAGGGGAACAGTTCACTCAAAGCCTGGGATGGGGCCACTGGTCCGGTGGCGTTAGTGAATCCGTTCCGGTTTTCGACGAAACATTGCGATGACGAGACGGGCCTCTATTACTACGGCCACCGTTACTACCATCCCCACACTGGCAGGTGGCTCAGCCGCGACCCAATTGGAGAAGGAGGTGGACTGAACTTGTATGGGCTGGTGAACAACCAACCGGTCCACTTCGTGGACCCGCACGGGCTTTGGGGCATCAAGATTGGCCGTGTGCACCTTGGTTGGGGCGAGCCCACGTATGTGTTCGACCGGGAGGTATGGCAGGAAATCAAGGAGCGGTGGCACACCGGCTTGGATGCGATAGGGGTCATTGAGCCGACCCCGTTGGCCGACGGTTTGAACGCCCTTCTTTATGCCATGGAAGGGGGATGGGGCAATGCGGGAATCAGCGCGGTGGGCATGGTGCCTTTCCTGGGTGACGGGGCCAAGCTGTGCAAGTATGTTGGCAACTATGGCGCCAAACTTAGCGAAACCGCAGAAAGAGCACTGAAGCTTCCGGCGACGGACGCATCCCTCATCGGCACAACCAAACTCGGATACACTACACCGCAGGGTAAGGTCTTCCTGCGACCCGGATTGACTCACGCTGAACAAGCCTATGTATTACGGCACGAAGGCATTCAGGTATTTTTTACCCCGAAGGGGGGTGGAGCACTTGCAACATTCCGGCAGAACTTGGGTCAATTCGCCTACGACAACTCCCAACTTCTTCGCTTCGCCGAAGAGGCCATCGCAGAAACGCGTGCGAGCGGAAGTCTCCTGCAAGGTCTAAGGCATCCGCTGGTCAATCCTTACGGGATCACTCCCGGAGGACTACTTCTGGAAAGTGGATTGGTCGGAGGCGGGCTGTTTGTCGCTGGTTACCTTGGATACGAATGGGGCGGAGGCAACTGA
- a CDS encoding MlaD family protein: MSEKSLTTRVGIFVLVGLVALAILLLNFSKSGDWFEDTYILYLRTPNVSGIKQRAAVLMAGVPVGYVHKIELTADGRSVILTARIYSKYLIRRDAVFAIEQSGFLGDQYVAIAPRSTQGGFLQNGDVVKCLPPFDLQDTARRASDLLDSVGATLTDVRSAFSNVNGTLLSQQSLTNYATNLVRMLENVRMASESVQQKVPEIMTNAAVLAERARRVAEEVESLVQTHTAAVSHAILDLRAASSNVQLTTASLRRTGESLEDWMNTNRPRLDNVVKNIENASQSVTNIITGVQADLDAGRGLLGGLLRDETMKSNTAVTLEHASLLSSNLNVAAGNLNRYGLWWMLWKPKYPKTNTAASVKSPAGRAK; encoded by the coding sequence ATGAGCGAGAAAAGCCTGACCACACGTGTGGGAATATTCGTCCTGGTGGGTCTGGTGGCCCTGGCGATCCTGTTGCTTAATTTCAGCAAGAGCGGCGACTGGTTCGAAGACACCTACATTCTTTATTTGCGCACCCCCAACGTCAGCGGCATCAAGCAGCGCGCCGCCGTGCTTATGGCCGGTGTGCCCGTGGGCTACGTGCATAAAATTGAACTTACCGCCGATGGCCGCTCCGTCATTTTGACCGCCCGCATCTACTCCAAGTACCTCATCCGCCGGGATGCGGTATTTGCCATTGAGCAATCGGGATTCCTCGGGGATCAATACGTGGCGATTGCCCCGCGCAGCACCCAGGGGGGATTTCTGCAAAATGGCGACGTGGTCAAATGTCTGCCGCCCTTTGATTTGCAGGACACCGCCCGCCGCGCCAGTGATTTGCTGGACAGCGTGGGGGCCACGCTTACCGATGTGCGCAGCGCCTTCAGCAATGTCAATGGCACCCTGCTCAGCCAACAAAGCCTGACCAACTACGCCACCAACCTGGTGCGCATGCTCGAAAACGTGCGTATGGCCTCGGAGAGCGTCCAGCAGAAGGTGCCGGAAATCATGACTAACGCCGCCGTGCTGGCCGAGCGCGCCCGCCGCGTCGCCGAAGAAGTGGAGTCCCTCGTACAGACCCACACCGCTGCAGTTTCCCACGCCATCTTGGATTTGCGCGCCGCGTCCAGCAATGTCCAACTTACCACCGCCAGCCTGCGGCGTACGGGGGAATCGCTGGAGGATTGGATGAACACCAACCGCCCCCGGTTGGATAATGTTGTAAAAAACATTGAAAACGCTTCCCAGTCTGTGACCAATATCATCACTGGCGTGCAGGCCGACCTGGACGCAGGGCGGGGATTGCTGGGCGGATTACTGCGGGACGAGACCATGAAATCCAACACCGCAGTGACGTTGGAGCATGCCAGTTTGCTAAGCTCCAACCTCAACGTGGCCGCCGGCAATCTTAACCGGTATGGGCTTTGGTGGATGCTGTGGAAACCGAAATATCCGAAGACCAACACCGCCGCCAGCGTCAAATCTCCGGCGGGACGCGCCAAGTGA